One genomic segment of [Phormidium] sp. ETS-05 includes these proteins:
- a CDS encoding flotillin family protein, with product MTNMQTVEIIAQADSSNNYEGNAVNSSGLQGEMATALPVALSIFGVMMFLWFLNNFLYICKPNEILILSGRKRHTKEGQMVGYRVIFGGRAIAIPILETVKRMDMTTMPVPVEVTNAYSKGGIPLKIQAIANVKISNDPNVAGNAIERFLDRNRTEIARVARETLEGNLRGVVATLTPEQLNEDRLQFAERIAKDVSDDLAKLGLQLDTLKIQSVSDDVDYLNSIGRRQIALIVRNTEIAESNAKTAAESVEAECISQSEVAKSQATMAVQQQENALRKTKAELEQQARSEEERTKAAAKEARARAEKQLQTIRAELERLRLEADEVLPAEARREARELQAKGEAAVLAENARAAAVANDVLSQVWQEIGADASEVFLLQQIETVMQQAAKVPARVKLDKISIIDNGDGKSIASLANAYPEIVRQFLERVHNTLGIDVVGTLNRRNDK from the coding sequence ATGACAAATATGCAAACAGTAGAAATCATAGCGCAAGCGGACAGCTCTAATAATTACGAGGGCAATGCCGTCAACTCCAGTGGATTGCAAGGAGAAATGGCGACGGCGCTGCCTGTGGCTTTGTCCATATTCGGCGTGATGATGTTTTTGTGGTTTTTGAATAATTTTTTGTACATATGCAAGCCGAATGAAATCTTGATTTTGTCTGGGAGGAAGCGACACACAAAAGAAGGGCAGATGGTGGGGTATCGGGTGATTTTTGGGGGGAGAGCGATCGCCATTCCTATCCTGGAAACGGTGAAAAGAATGGATATGACCACGATGCCAGTGCCAGTGGAGGTGACGAATGCTTATTCTAAGGGAGGGATACCGCTGAAAATTCAGGCGATCGCCAATGTGAAAATCTCCAATGACCCGAATGTAGCCGGTAACGCGATCGAACGCTTTCTCGATCGCAACCGCACGGAAATCGCCCGCGTGGCTCGCGAAACCCTAGAAGGCAACTTGCGCGGTGTGGTCGCCACCCTCACCCCAGAACAACTCAACGAAGACCGCCTACAATTCGCCGAACGCATCGCCAAAGATGTGAGTGACGACCTCGCGAAACTGGGTTTACAGCTCGATACCCTCAAAATTCAGAGCGTCTCTGACGATGTGGACTATCTTAACTCCATTGGCAGAAGACAAATTGCCCTGATTGTGCGCAATACAGAAATTGCCGAATCCAACGCCAAAACCGCAGCAGAAAGCGTCGAAGCCGAGTGCATTTCCCAGTCGGAAGTTGCCAAAAGTCAGGCGACAATGGCAGTGCAGCAACAAGAAAACGCCTTGCGCAAAACCAAGGCGGAACTAGAACAGCAAGCGCGTTCAGAAGAAGAGCGCACCAAAGCCGCCGCCAAAGAAGCCAGAGCTAGAGCCGAAAAGCAACTGCAAACCATTCGCGCCGAACTAGAGCGTTTACGCCTAGAAGCGGACGAAGTTTTACCCGCCGAGGCTCGCCGAGAAGCCAGGGAGCTGCAAGCCAAGGGAGAAGCCGCAGTATTGGCAGAAAATGCCCGCGCTGCTGCAGTTGCCAACGATGTTTTATCCCAAGTTTGGCAAGAAATCGGCGCCGATGCTTCCGAGGTGTTCTTGTTACAACAAATCGAAACCGTAATGCAACAAGCGGCCAAAGTTCCGGCGAGAGTGAAGCTGGATAAAATCAGCATTATTGATAATGGTGATGGCAAATCTATTGCTTCTCTGGCCAATGCCTATCCCGAAATTGTCCGCCAGTTCTTAGAACGGGTTCACAATACCCTCGGTATCGATGTAGTTGGCACCCTCAACCGTCGTAATGACAAGTGA
- a CDS encoding NfeD family protein, whose protein sequence is MQLLYLACLLVGGSFVFLAAIGGIDGADFHHDFGNFHHEFDADWQIVPGKALEANGTPKALQRKPGFWLRKLGQPFTSIRFWTFGSCFFGLTGVVLSKFTILAPVTIASFAVAMGIVCGTGMVWALRLLQWSQADSMVRAADVIGMSATVEIPFDATSKGKVRLNVKGSGIDFGAFTEEAQGFQKGEKVFIVGMKNNHLWVVSQADVREIED, encoded by the coding sequence ATGCAGTTGTTATACCTCGCCTGTTTGTTGGTGGGTGGCAGCTTCGTATTCCTAGCCGCCATTGGCGGTATCGATGGCGCCGATTTTCACCACGATTTCGGCAATTTTCACCATGAATTTGACGCCGACTGGCAAATCGTTCCCGGAAAAGCTCTAGAAGCCAATGGCACCCCAAAAGCATTGCAGAGAAAACCCGGTTTCTGGTTGCGGAAACTGGGACAACCTTTTACCAGCATTAGGTTTTGGACTTTTGGCAGTTGTTTTTTCGGGTTAACTGGTGTCGTCTTATCCAAGTTTACTATCCTAGCACCAGTAACTATTGCCTCTTTTGCAGTGGCAATGGGGATTGTCTGCGGTACGGGTATGGTTTGGGCTTTGCGCCTCCTGCAGTGGAGCCAAGCTGATAGTATGGTACGAGCCGCCGATGTTATCGGTATGTCGGCTACGGTGGAAATTCCTTTTGATGCTACCAGTAAAGGCAAAGTGCGGTTAAATGTCAAGGGTTCTGGCATAGATTTCGGGGCTTTTACTGAGGAAGCGCAAGGTTTTCAAAAAGGGGAAAAAGTTTTTATCGTCGGCATGAAAAATAATCATTTGTGGGTAGTTTCTCAAGCCGATGTGCGGGAAATAGAAGATTGA